One genomic window of Thermococcus indicus includes the following:
- a CDS encoding 50S ribosomal protein L14e, whose product MPAMEVGRLAVIIAGRRAGEKVVVVDVIDRNFVLVTGAGFNKVKRRRMNVKHLEPLPEKVSIERGADDEAVKAALESAGISLE is encoded by the coding sequence ATGCCAGCTATGGAAGTCGGAAGGCTTGCCGTTATAATTGCCGGAAGGAGGGCCGGAGAGAAGGTCGTCGTCGTTGACGTCATCGACAGGAACTTCGTCCTCGTTACCGGCGCTGGCTTCAACAAGGTCAAGCGCAGGAGGATGAACGTCAAGCACCTCGAGCCCCTTCCGGAGAAGGTCAGCATCGAGCGCGGCGCCGACGACGAGGCCGTCAAGGCCGCCCTCGAGAGTGCTGGAATCAGCCTTGAGTGA
- a CDS encoding 30S ribosomal protein S13, with protein MTDNFRHIVRVAGVDLNGNKQLRWALTGIRGIGINFATMVLRVAGIDPYMKTGYLTDEQVKKIEKVLEDPIAHGIPAWAVNRQKDYETGKDMHLITAKLVMAWREDVNRLRRIRAYRGIRHELGLPLRGQRTRSNFRHGSTLGVSRRKK; from the coding sequence ATGACGGACAACTTCAGACACATAGTCCGTGTAGCGGGAGTTGATTTGAACGGAAATAAGCAGCTGAGATGGGCCCTCACGGGCATCAGGGGTATAGGCATAAACTTCGCCACTATGGTGCTCAGGGTTGCAGGAATAGACCCGTACATGAAGACCGGTTACCTGACCGACGAGCAGGTCAAGAAGATTGAGAAGGTGCTCGAAGACCCGATCGCCCACGGTATACCCGCCTGGGCCGTTAACAGGCAGAAGGACTACGAGACCGGCAAGGACATGCACCTCATCACCGCCAAGCTCGTCATGGCCTGGCGCGAGGACGTCAACAGGCTCAGGAGAATACGCGCTTACCGCGGCATAAGGCACGAGCTCGGCCTCCCGCTCCGCGGCCAGAGGACCAGGTCGAACTTCAGGCACGGCAGCACCCTCGGTGTGAGCAGAAGGAAGAAGTGA
- a CDS encoding type II toxin-antitoxin system HicB family antitoxin, with amino-acid sequence MQLHAVIWEEEGIYIIREVFTGITTQGETIGEAIENLKEAVELYLEEFPELREELEKVKFVGDFNVEVAKALG; translated from the coding sequence ATGCAACTCCACGCCGTCATTTGGGAAGAGGAGGGTATTTACATCATTCGTGAAGTCTTTACGGGGATAACCACTCAGGGAGAGACAATAGGGGAGGCCATTGAGAACCTTAAGGAGGCCGTTGAGCTGTACCTTGAGGAGTTTCCTGAGCTGAGAGAGGAACTTGAGAAAGTAAAGTTCGTGGGCGATTTCAATGTCGAAGTTGCCAAGGCTCTCGGGTGA
- a CDS encoding RNA-guided pseudouridylation complex pseudouridine synthase subunit Cbf5, which translates to MARDEVRRILPADIKREVLIKDEKAETNPKWGFPPEKRPMDMHMQFGIINLDKPPGPTSHEVVAWIKRLFDLNKAGHGGTLDPKVSGVLPVALERATRVVQALLPAGKEYVALMHLHGDVPENKIRAVMKEFEGEIIQRPPLRSAVKRRLRTRKVYYIEILEIDGKDVLFRVGVEAGTYIRSLIHHIGLALGVGAHMAELRRTRSGPFKEDETLVTLHDLIDYYHFWKDDGIEEYFRKAIQPMEKAVEHLPKVWIRDSAVAAVTYGADLAVPGIVKVHRGIKKGDLVAVMTLKDELVALGKATMTSGEMMQKSKGIAVDVDKVFMPRDWYPKMW; encoded by the coding sequence ATGGCGAGGGACGAAGTGAGGAGAATCCTCCCTGCTGACATAAAGCGAGAGGTTCTGATTAAGGACGAGAAGGCCGAAACGAATCCAAAGTGGGGCTTCCCGCCGGAGAAGAGGCCCATGGATATGCACATGCAGTTCGGGATAATAAACCTCGACAAGCCCCCCGGGCCGACGAGCCACGAGGTCGTTGCCTGGATCAAGAGGCTCTTCGACCTGAACAAGGCTGGCCACGGCGGAACTCTCGACCCCAAGGTCAGCGGCGTTTTGCCGGTTGCCCTTGAGAGGGCCACGAGGGTGGTCCAGGCACTCCTGCCGGCGGGAAAGGAGTACGTGGCTCTGATGCATCTCCACGGCGACGTCCCTGAGAACAAAATCCGCGCCGTGATGAAGGAATTCGAGGGCGAGATAATCCAGAGGCCTCCGCTCAGGAGTGCGGTCAAGAGACGCTTAAGGACGAGAAAGGTTTACTACATTGAGATTCTGGAGATAGACGGCAAGGACGTGCTCTTCCGCGTTGGAGTTGAGGCGGGAACCTACATCAGGTCGCTCATCCACCACATAGGCCTTGCCTTGGGGGTCGGTGCCCACATGGCCGAGCTGAGGAGGACGAGGAGCGGTCCCTTCAAGGAGGACGAAACCCTCGTGACCCTTCACGACCTCATAGACTACTACCACTTCTGGAAGGACGACGGCATCGAGGAGTACTTCAGGAAGGCGATACAGCCCATGGAGAAGGCAGTGGAACACCTCCCCAAGGTGTGGATCAGGGATTCAGCGGTAGCAGCGGTAACCTACGGCGCCGACCTGGCCGTTCCGGGTATAGTGAAGGTTCACAGGGGCATTAAGAAGGGCGACCTCGTCGCCGTCATGACCCTCAAGGATGAACTCGTTGCCCTTGGCAAGGCCACCATGACGAGCGGCGAGATGATGCAGAAGAGCAAGGGAATAGCGGTCGATGTGGACAAGGTCTTTATGCCGAGGGACTGGTATCCGAAGATGTGGTGA
- a CDS encoding class I SAM-dependent methyltransferase translates to MSHYYSEEPNVPLKTRTIEVCLRGQCFKFITASGVFSFGKLDRGTELLIESMILDEGWRVLDLGCGYGAIGIVASRFVSHVVMTDVNRRAVSIARKNLKINGVRNAEVRWGSLYEPVRGEKFDAIITNPPVHAGKEVLREIVINAPRHLNDGGLLQLVIKTKQGAKYIKALMNDHFTEVRELAKGSGYRVYAGIA, encoded by the coding sequence ATGAGCCACTACTACTCCGAGGAGCCGAACGTTCCGCTGAAAACTAGGACAATAGAGGTTTGCCTTAGGGGGCAGTGTTTCAAGTTTATCACCGCCAGCGGAGTTTTTTCCTTCGGGAAGCTAGACCGCGGCACTGAACTGCTCATAGAGAGCATGATACTCGATGAGGGCTGGCGCGTCCTGGATTTGGGCTGCGGCTACGGGGCGATAGGAATCGTCGCCTCGCGCTTCGTGAGCCATGTCGTCATGACCGACGTGAACAGAAGGGCCGTCAGCATAGCGAGGAAAAACTTAAAAATCAACGGCGTTAGAAACGCCGAGGTGAGATGGGGAAGCCTCTACGAACCCGTCAGGGGCGAGAAGTTCGACGCAATCATCACTAACCCCCCGGTGCACGCGGGGAAGGAAGTGCTGAGGGAAATAGTTATAAACGCTCCCCGGCATCTCAACGATGGAGGCCTCCTGCAGCTGGTGATTAAGACGAAGCAGGGGGCAAAGTATATTAAGGCTCTAATGAATGACCACTTCACTGAAGTGAGAGAGCTGGCGAAGGGGAGCGGCTACCGCGTGTATGCCGGGATCGCCTAG
- a CDS encoding type II toxin-antitoxin system HicA family toxin produces MSKLPRLSGEEVIKVLTKKFDFEVSRQRGSHVVLVKYMDGRKIGTVVPLHKELKAGTLMGVLRLAQISKEDFIKALEDP; encoded by the coding sequence ATGTCGAAGTTGCCAAGGCTCTCGGGTGAAGAAGTCATTAAAGTGCTCACCAAAAAGTTTGATTTTGAAGTGTCCCGCCAAAGGGGCAGTCATGTGGTGCTCGTTAAGTATATGGATGGTAGAAAAATTGGAACTGTGGTTCCGCTTCACAAAGAGTTAAAAGCCGGCACGTTGATGGGAGTACTAAGACTTGCTCAAATAAGCAAGGAGGATTTCATCAAGGCGTTGGAGGACCCATAG
- a CDS encoding SDR family NAD(P)-dependent oxidoreductase — MRTALVTGATGGIGRLLVEGLVERGYRVVGVARNEEKLRELQGRLPAFEYIIADLSKEEFPGAILKGLERLGVQKVDLLMNNAGLAVRKPLLEHSGEELENLFRVNALAPVQLTRAVLPMLRKGSAVVFIISGVAFINVPEIPSYCAAKGALHYLAVNLEKELLDRGIHVMRVYPKQVKTGFWNGKVPKGSIEPEGVARAVLKGLEKGKREVFVPGYLKLVKYLPNWPVFTYRFRY, encoded by the coding sequence ATGAGAACCGCGCTGGTGACGGGTGCGACCGGGGGCATCGGGAGGCTTCTCGTTGAGGGGCTCGTCGAGAGGGGTTATAGGGTTGTCGGTGTGGCCAGGAACGAAGAAAAACTTCGTGAACTTCAGGGGAGACTTCCTGCCTTTGAATACATAATCGCCGATTTGAGTAAAGAAGAATTCCCAGGCGCGATTTTGAAGGGGCTCGAGAGGCTCGGTGTGCAAAAGGTTGACCTTCTCATGAACAACGCGGGCCTTGCGGTGAGAAAGCCTCTCCTTGAGCACTCGGGCGAGGAGCTGGAGAATCTGTTCCGTGTGAACGCACTCGCCCCGGTGCAACTTACGAGGGCGGTCCTTCCAATGCTTCGGAAGGGTTCGGCTGTGGTGTTCATAATCAGCGGCGTCGCATTTATCAACGTACCGGAGATTCCCTCCTACTGCGCTGCCAAGGGTGCACTCCACTACCTGGCGGTGAACCTCGAAAAGGAGCTCCTGGATAGGGGAATCCATGTTATGAGGGTGTACCCCAAGCAGGTCAAGACAGGCTTCTGGAACGGAAAGGTTCCGAAGGGTTCGATAGAGCCGGAAGGGGTTGCAAGAGCGGTATTGAAGGGGCTTGAAAAGGGCAAGCGGGAGGTTTTCGTACCTGGCTATCTAAAACTCGTCAAGTACCTCCCGAACTGGCCGGTCTTCACGTACCGCTTCAGGTATTAG